The window GGCGGGATGGCAGAAGGTGTTCTCGGCAGATCCCAAGCTGGGCTTTCTCTCCCACGCCCGCACGGTGGCGGACAAGGTCGCGGCCGGCGCGCTGCCCGCGGGTGCGAAGACGGTGGGCGATGCGCAACGGATGATCTTCAACGACCGGCTGGACGCCGCGGTGGCCGCGGTGTTCATGGCGGTCACGCTGCTGGTGATCGCCGCGTCGGTGCGCGAGTGGCTGCTCGTGCTCTCCCGCCGCAAGCCCGCCGCCGTGCAGGAGACGCCGTACATCCCCAGCACGCTCGTGGCGGGAGATTGACGTCGGCCGTCGTGCAGCCTCCCGCGTCCCGGCCGGCGGAGAACGCGCCGGCGCGTCGGTCCGTCCGATGCGGAGCCCGCGCTCCCGCGGCGGATTCGGCGGTCCGACGATCTTCCTTCCGCGCCCCGCCCCGTCGCCCCGCGCCCGCCCGCCCGGCCCTGGCGGGCGGGCGAAGCGTCCTCGACTCTCTCGCTCCCGTCCACGCATGCCCGTCATCCGCATCGAGGTCTGGGTGGACGCGCCGCCCGAGCGGTGCTTCGACCTTTCGCGCAGCATCGACCTGCACGTGCACACCTCCGCCGCCACGGGCGAGACGGCGGTGGCGGGACGGACGAGCGGGCTGATCGGGCTGGGCGAGGAGGTGACGTGGCGGGCGCGGCACCTGGGCGTGTGGCAGCGCCTCACCACGCGCATCACCGAGCTGGACCGGCCGGCGAGGTTCCGCGACAGCATGGTGCGCGGCGCGTTCGCGCGCTTCGACCACGACCACTGGTTCGAGCCGAGCGGCGGCGGGACGCTGATGCGCGAGACGTTCGACTACGCCGCGCCTCTGGGTCCGCTGGGCCGCCTGGCGGAGCGGATCTTCCTCACCCGGTACATGCGCGCGTTCTTGACCGGCCGCGCCGCCACCATCAAGCGCGTCGCCGAATCGGAGGAGTGGCGCCGGTTCCTCGCCGAGTGACCGGCCCGTCCTTCAGAGGATGCTCCAAGGATCGGCGCGACGAGTACGGGCCGATGGCGAGGGTGTATACAAACGTTGTCAGCGCACGGGACTTCCGCTATGCTTCACCCGCGGTATACCCACCTTTCCATCGACATACCCCCACACGACCACCGATGAAGACCTCCATCGCCCTGCGGCGCGGCTGGGCCTGCCCGCTGCTCGTGCTGGCGTGCGCCTGCTCGGACCGTGACGCGATCCTGCCGTCACCGGCGGCGCAGCCCGGCTCTTCGCTCGTCCGCATCGAGTGCAGCGTGACGGTCGCCACGCGGCAGATGGCCTGCGCGCCCGCGCCGGCATCGGCCGGCGCCGTGGCCGCGCGCGGCAACAAGATCGTGGGCGGCCAGGAAACGTACGTGAAGCTCAGCAGCTCGGGCACGTCGTACGACTCGGGCACCGAGATCTTCCAGAGCAGCGTGACCGTGCAGAACCTGCTGCGGCAGGCCATGGGCACGCCGGACGGCAATACCGTCTCGGGCGTGTCGGTCTTCTTCAGCTCCGGACCCACGGTCACGTCGGGCTCGGGCATCGTGACGCTGGCGAACGCCGACGGCACCGGGATGTTCACGGGCGCGGCGCAGCCGTACTTCCGGTACGACCAGATCCTTTCGCCGTTCGAGATCTCGGCGGCGAAGACCTGGCAGTTCAACGTGCCCGGCACGGTGGGCACCTTCACCTTCAGCGTGTACGTCAGCGCTTCCCT is drawn from Longimicrobiaceae bacterium and contains these coding sequences:
- a CDS encoding SRPBCC family protein, with the translated sequence MPVIRIEVWVDAPPERCFDLSRSIDLHVHTSAATGETAVAGRTSGLIGLGEEVTWRARHLGVWQRLTTRITELDRPARFRDSMVRGAFARFDHDHWFEPSGGGTLMRETFDYAAPLGPLGRLAERIFLTRYMRAFLTGRAATIKRVAESEEWRRFLAE